In Streptomyces seoulensis, the following are encoded in one genomic region:
- a CDS encoding beta-L-arabinofuranosidase domain-containing protein — MSLDRRHFLAGGALALGAAALSGPLAYAAPAARSLAPAAFTRLTPGSITARGWLAGQLRLQLDGLCGRYDQRSHFLDFDTSGWVHPEKPGWEELPYWLRGFVPLAIATGDTDALARARRWIDAVLATQQSDGFFGPRSLRTSLDGGPDFWPFLPLLMALRTWQEYAGDQRIIPFLTRFLTFMNAQGKGAFDHSWIATRWGDGLDVALWLHDRTGDAFLLDLADKMHTWGADWTGPLPTPHNVNIAQGFREPAQYARRSGSASDTGATYRTYDQVLGTYGQFPGGGFAGDENLRPGFGDPRQGFETCGIVEFMASHELLTRVTGDPVWADRCEELAFNMLPAALDPQGRAVHYITSANSVDLDDAVKTQGQFQNGFAMQSFQPGVDQYRCCPHNYGMGWPNFTEELWLATPDQGLAAALYAPCRVTATVAGGTKVTVTEETDYPFGETVRLTLSTPRPVRFPLRLRVPGWCADPVLTVNGQAVAARPGPAFVTMDRTWANGDVVALRLPQRTTIRTWTGGRNAVSVAHGPLTYALKIGEQYVRYAGDDTFPEYEVHATTPWNYGLVPGAVPEFVRAGGAVPANPFTLEGTPVRLTARARRIPEWVADDEHVVAPLQPSPARSTAPVETVTLVPMGAARLRISSFPTAAPDGRPWIPEPPFRRIRNRNSGKVLAVDNMSTANSARVVQYDDTPTGDHAWQLLDRGDGWFLVRNGHSGKVLGVDGMSTADSALVVQYEDNGTDDHLWRRLDSGDGWFRLQNKHSGKVLGVDRMSTANSAQVVQFADNGTDDHLWRIG; from the coding sequence ATGTCCCTCGACCGACGTCATTTCCTGGCCGGCGGCGCGCTGGCGCTGGGTGCGGCCGCCCTCTCCGGCCCCCTGGCCTACGCCGCCCCGGCCGCCCGTTCGCTCGCCCCGGCCGCCTTCACCCGGCTCACGCCGGGCAGCATCACCGCACGCGGCTGGCTGGCCGGCCAACTCAGGCTTCAGCTCGACGGGTTGTGCGGGCGCTACGACCAGCGCTCGCACTTCCTGGACTTCGACACCTCCGGCTGGGTGCACCCCGAGAAGCCCGGCTGGGAGGAACTGCCGTACTGGCTGAGAGGTTTCGTCCCGCTCGCCATCGCCACCGGGGACACCGACGCGCTGGCCAGAGCCCGCCGCTGGATCGACGCGGTGCTGGCCACCCAGCAGTCCGACGGGTTCTTCGGCCCACGCTCCTTGCGCACCTCGCTGGACGGCGGCCCCGACTTCTGGCCGTTCCTGCCACTGCTGATGGCGCTGCGCACCTGGCAGGAGTACGCGGGCGACCAGCGGATCATCCCGTTCCTGACCCGCTTCCTGACCTTCATGAACGCCCAGGGCAAGGGTGCCTTCGACCACAGCTGGATCGCCACCCGCTGGGGCGACGGTCTCGATGTCGCGCTGTGGCTGCACGACCGTACCGGCGACGCCTTCCTGCTGGACCTCGCCGACAAGATGCACACCTGGGGCGCCGACTGGACCGGCCCGCTGCCCACCCCGCACAACGTCAACATCGCCCAGGGCTTCCGGGAACCGGCCCAGTACGCCCGGCGTTCCGGGTCGGCCTCGGACACGGGTGCCACGTACCGGACGTACGACCAAGTGCTCGGTACCTACGGGCAGTTCCCCGGTGGCGGGTTCGCCGGGGACGAGAATCTGCGGCCCGGGTTCGGTGATCCCCGGCAGGGGTTCGAGACGTGCGGGATCGTCGAGTTCATGGCCAGCCACGAGTTGCTCACCCGGGTCACCGGGGACCCGGTGTGGGCGGACCGCTGCGAGGAGCTGGCGTTCAACATGCTCCCCGCCGCGCTCGACCCGCAGGGCAGGGCGGTGCACTACATCACCAGCGCGAACAGCGTCGACCTGGACGACGCGGTGAAGACGCAGGGGCAGTTCCAGAACGGCTTCGCCATGCAGTCGTTCCAGCCCGGCGTCGACCAGTACCGGTGCTGTCCGCACAACTACGGCATGGGCTGGCCCAACTTCACCGAGGAGCTGTGGCTCGCCACCCCGGACCAGGGTCTGGCGGCCGCCCTCTACGCGCCCTGCCGGGTGACGGCCACCGTGGCCGGGGGCACGAAGGTCACCGTCACCGAGGAGACCGACTACCCCTTCGGCGAGACGGTCCGGCTCACACTCTCCACGCCCCGCCCGGTCCGCTTCCCGCTGCGCCTGCGGGTGCCGGGCTGGTGCGCGGACCCGGTCCTCACGGTGAACGGCCAGGCGGTGGCCGCGCGTCCGGGCCCCGCCTTCGTCACCATGGACCGCACCTGGGCGAACGGCGACGTCGTCGCCCTGAGGCTCCCCCAGCGCACGACGATCCGCACCTGGACGGGCGGCAGGAACGCGGTCAGCGTGGCGCACGGCCCCCTGACGTACGCGCTCAAGATCGGTGAGCAGTACGTCCGGTACGCGGGCGACGACACCTTTCCCGAGTACGAAGTGCACGCCACCACCCCGTGGAACTACGGGCTGGTGCCGGGCGCGGTGCCGGAGTTCGTCCGGGCGGGGGGCGCGGTCCCGGCCAACCCGTTCACCCTGGAGGGCACGCCCGTACGGCTGACGGCGCGGGCCCGTCGTATCCCCGAGTGGGTCGCGGACGACGAGCACGTGGTCGCCCCGCTCCAGCCGAGCCCGGCCCGGTCCACCGCCCCCGTCGAGACGGTGACGCTGGTCCCGATGGGGGCGGCGCGGCTGCGGATCAGCAGCTTCCCGACCGCCGCGCCGGACGGCCGCCCGTGGATTCCGGAGCCGCCGTTCCGGCGGATACGGAACAGGAACAGCGGCAAGGTGCTCGCCGTGGACAACATGTCCACGGCCAACAGCGCCCGGGTGGTGCAGTACGACGACACGCCGACCGGCGACCACGCCTGGCAGCTGCTCGACCGGGGGGACGGCTGGTTCCTGGTCCGCAACGGTCACAGCGGCAAGGTGCTGGGCGTGGACGGCATGTCGACGGCCGACAGCGCGCTGGTCGTCCAGTACGAGGACAACGGCACGGACGACCATCTCTGGCGCCGTCTGGACAGCG